A stretch of Canis lupus baileyi chromosome 7, mCanLup2.hap1, whole genome shotgun sequence DNA encodes these proteins:
- the BAG6 gene encoding large proline-rich protein BAG6 isoform X17, whose translation MEPTDSTSTTSSMEEPDSLEVLVKTLDSQTRTFIVGAQMNVKEFKEHIAASVSIPSEKQRLIYQGRVLQDDKKLQEYNVGGKVIHLVERAPPQTPLPSGASSGIGSASATHGGGPPPGTRGPGASVHDRNANSYVMVGTFNLPSEPRVRLVMAQHMIRDIQTLLSRMECRGGPQAQHSQPPPQTPAVASEPVALSSQTSEAVESEVPPREPMEAEEVEERASAQSPELTPSGPAPVGPAPAPETNAPNHPSPAEYVEVLQELQRLESRLQPFLQRYYEVLGTAATTDYNNNQEGREEDQRLINLVGESLRLLGNTFVALSDLRCNLACAPPRHLHVVRPMSHYTTPMVLQQAAIPIQINVGTTVTMTGNGTRPPPTANAEAAPPGPGQASSLAPTSTTVESSTEGAPPPGPAPPPTTSHPRVIRISHQSVEPVVMMHMNIQDSGTQPGGVPSAPTGPLGPPGHGQTLGSTLIQLPSLPPEFMHAVAHQITHQAMVAAVASAAAGQQVPGFPTAPTRVVIARPTPPQARPSHPGGPPVSGTLQGSGLGTNASLAQMVSGLVGQLLMQPVLVAQGTPGMAPPPAPATASASAGTTNTATTAGPAPGGPAQPPPPQPSAADLQFSQLLGNLLGPAGPGAGGPGMASPTITVAMPGVPAFLQGMTDFLQAAQTAPPPPPPPPPPPPAPEQQTVPPPGSPSGGTGSPGGLGLESLSPEFFTSVVQGVLNSLLGSLGARAGSSESIAAFIQRLSGSSNIFEPGADGALGFFGALLSLLCQNFSMVDVVMLLHGHFQPLQRLQPQLRSFFHQHYLGGQEPTPGNIRTATHTLITGLEEYVRESFSLVQVQPGVDIIRTNLEFLQEQFNSIAAHVLHCTDSGFGARLLELCNQGLFECLALNLHCLGGQQMELAAVINGRIRRMSRGVNPSLVSWLTTMMGLRLQVVLEHMPVGPDAILRYVRRVGDPPQPLPEEPMEVQGSERTSPEPQRENASPAPGTTAEEAMSRGPPPAPEGGGGGSREEQDGAAAETEPWAAAVPPEWVPIIQQDIQSQRKVKPQPPLSDAYLSGMPAKRRKTMQGEGPQLLLSEAVSRAAKAAGARPLTSPESLSRDLEAPEVQESYRQQLRADIQKRLQEDPNYSPQRFPNAHRAFTDDP comes from the exons ATGGAGCCCACTGATAGTACCAGTACCACTTCCAGTATGGAGGAGCCTGACAGCCTGGAGGTGCTGGTGAAGACCTTGGACTCTCAGACTCGGACATTTATTGTGGGGGCCCAG ATGAATGTAAAGGAGTTTAAAGAGCACATTGCTGCCTCTGTTAGTATTCCCTCTGAGAAACAACGGCTCATTTATCAGGGACGAGTTCTGCAGGATGATAAGAAGCTCCAGGAATACA ATGTTGGGGGAAAGGTTATTCACCTGGTGGAACGGGCTCCTCCTCAGACTCCGCTCCCTTCTGGGGCATCTTCTGGGATAGGATCTGCCTCAGCCACCCATGGTGGAGGACCCCCGCCTGGTACTCGGGGGCCTGGGGCCTCTGTTCATGACCGGAATGCCAACAGCTATGTCATGGTTGGAACCTTTAACCTTCCT AGTGAGCCCCGAGTACGGCTGGTGATGGCTCAACACATGATCAGGGATATACAAACCTTACTATCCCGGATGGAG TGTCGAGGGGGACCCCAAGCACAGCATAGTCAGCCGCCCCCCCAGACACCAGCTGTGGCCTCGGAGCCGGTAGCCTTGAGCTCTCAAACATCAGAAGCAGTTGAGAGTGAAGTGCCTCCTCGGGAGCCTATGGAGGCAGAAGAAGTGGAGGAGCGTGCCTCAGCCCAGAGCCCGGAACTCACCCCTTCTGGCCCAGCCCCAGTGGGCCCAGCACCTGCCCCAGAGACAAATGCACCCAA TCATCCTTCCCCTGCGGAGTATGTCGAAGTGCTTCAGGAGCTACAGCGGCTtgagagccgccttcagcccttcTTGCAGCGCTACTACGAGGTTCTGGGTACTGCTGCCACCACGGACTACAACAATAAC CAGGAGGGCCGAGAAGAGGACCAGCGCTTGATCAACTTAGTGGGGGAGAGCCTGCGGCTGCTGGGTAACACTTTCGTGGCGCTGTCTGACCTGCGCTGCAATCTGGCCTGTGCGCCCCCACGACACCTGCATGTGGTCCGGCCCATGTCTCACTACACTACCCCCATGGTGCTTCAGCAAGCAGCCATTCCCATCCAG ATCAATGTGGGAACCACTGTGACCATGACGGGGAATGGGACTCGGCCCCCCCCAACTGCCAATGCGGAGGCAGCTCCCCCTGGTCCTGGGCAGGCCTCGTCCCTGGCTCCCACTTCTACCACTGTCGAGTCTTCAACCGAGGGGGCTCCCCCGCCAGGGCCAGCTCCCCCCCCAACCACCAGTCACCCGAGGGTCATCCGAATTTCCCACCAGAGCGTGGAACCCGTGGTCATGATGCACATGAATATCCAAG ATTCCGGCACACAGCCTGGTGGAGTTCCGAGTGCTCCCACTGGCCCCCTAGGACCCCCTGGTCATGGCCAGACCCTGG gctccaccctcatccagctgccctccctgccccctgagTTCATGCACGCCGTCGCCCACCAGATCACTCATCAGGCCATGGTGGCAGCTGTTGCCTCCGCGGCCGCAG GACAGCAGGTGCCAGGCTTCCCTACGGCTCCGACCCGGGTGGTGATTGCCCGGCCCACCCCTCCACAGGCTCGGCCTTCCCATCCTGGGGGGCCCCCCGTCTCGGGTACTCTA CAGGGCTCCGGGCTAGGTACCAATGCTTCTCTGGCCCAGATGGTGAGCGGCCTTGTGGGGCAGCTCCTGATGCAGCCTGTTCTGGTGG CTCAGGGGACTCCAGGAATGGCtccacctccagcccctgccACTGCTTCAGCTAGTGCCGGCACTACCAACACCGCTACCACAGCTGGCCCTGCTCCCGGGGGGcctgcccagcctcctcccccTCAGCCCTCGGCCGCCGACCTGCAGTTCTCTCAGCTCCTGGGGAACTTGCTGGGGCCAGCAGGGCCTGGGGCCGGCGGGCCTGGCATGGCTTCTCCCACCATCACCGTGGCCATGCCCGGCGTCCCCGCCTTTCTACAGGGCATGACTGACTTTCTGCAG GCAGCACAGAcagcccctccacccccgccgccgccgccgcccccgcccccagcaccgGAGCAGCAGACTGTGCCCCCACCAGGGTCCCCTTCTGGTGGCACAGGGAGTCCTGGAGGCCTGGGTCTTGAGAGCCTTTCACCGGAGTTTTTTACATCTGTGGTGCAGGGTGTGCTGAACTCCCtgctgggctccctgggggcGCGGGCCGGCAGCAGTGAGAGCATCGCTGCTTTCATCCAGCGCCTCAGCGGATCCAGTAACATCTTCGAGCCTGGGGCAGATGGGGCCCTCG GATTCTTCGGGGCCCTGCTTTCTCTTTTGTGCCAGAACTTTTCCATGGTAGACGTGGTGATGCTTCTTCACGGCCATTTCCAGCCACTGCAGCGGCTCCAGCCCCAGCTGCGGTCCTTTTTCCACCAGCACTACCTGGGTGGCCAAGAGCCCACACCCGGTAACATACGG ACGGCGACCCACACATTGATCACGGGGCTGGAAGAATACGTGCGGGAGAGTTTC TCTTTGGTGCAGGTTCAGCCTGGTGTGGACATCATCCGGACCAACCTGGAGTTTCTCCAGGAGCAGTTCAACAGCATTGCTGCTCATGTGCTGCACTGCACAG ATAGTGGATTTGGGGCCCGTTTGTTGGAGTTGTGTAACCAGGGCCTGTTTGAGTGCCTGGCCCTCAACCTGCACTGCTTGGGGGGCCAGCAGATGGAACTCGCTGCTGTCATCAATGGCCGGATA CGTCGCATGTCTCGTGGGGTGAACCCGTCCCTGGTGAGCTGGCTGACCACTATGATGGGGCTGAGGCTTCAGGTGGTTCTGGAGCACATGCCTGTGGGCCCCGATGCCATCCTCAGATACGTCCGCAGGGTTGGCGACCCACCCCAG CCACTTCCTGAGGAGCCGATGGAAGTTCAGGGATCAGAGAGGACTTCTCCTGAGCCTCAG CGGGAGAATGCCTCCCCGGCCCCAGGAACAACGGCAGAAGAGGCCATGTCTCGAGGGCCTCCTCCTGCACctgagggcggcggcggcggctcccgtGAAGAGCAGGACGGAGCTGCAGCCGAGACTGAGCCTTGGGCAGCTGCCGTCCCCCCA GAGTGGGTCCCGATTATCCAGCAGGACATTCAGAGCCAGCGGAAAGTGAAGCCGCAGCCCCCCTTGAGCGATGCCTACCTCAGTGGTATGCCTGCCAAGAGACGCAAG ACGATGCAGGGTGAGGGCCCCCAGCTGCTTCTCTCAGAGGCCGTGAGCCGGGCAGCTAAGGCAGCCGGAGCTCGGCCCCTGACGAGCCCCGAGAGCCTGAGCCGGGACCTGGAGGCACCAGAGGTTCAGGAGAGCTACAGGCAGCAG ctccGGGCTGATATACAGAAGCGACTGCAGGAAGACCCCAACTACAGCCCCCAGCGCTTCCCTAATGCCCACCGGGCCTTCACTGATGATCCCTAG
- the BAG6 gene encoding large proline-rich protein BAG6 isoform X14, with protein MEPTDSTSTTSSMEEPDSLEVLVKTLDSQTRTFIVGAQMNVKEFKEHIAASVSIPSEKQRLIYQGRVLQDDKKLQEYNVGGKVIHLVERAPPQTPLPSGASSGIGSASATHGGGPPPGTRGPGASVHDRNANSYVMVGTFNLPSEPRVRLVMAQHMIRDIQTLLSRMECRGGPQAQHSQPPPQTPAVASEPVALSSQTSEAVESEVPPREPMEAEEVEERASAQSPELTPSGPAPVGPAPAPETNAPNHPSPAEYVEVLQELQRLESRLQPFLQRYYEVLGTAATTDYNNNQEGREEDQRLINLVGESLRLLGNTFVALSDLRCNLACAPPRHLHVVRPMSHYTTPMVLQQAAIPIQINVGTTVTMTGNGTRPPPTANAEAAPPGPGQASSLAPTSTTVESSTEGAPPPGPAPPPTTSHPRVIRISHQSVEPVVMMHMNIQDSGTQPGGVPSAPTGPLGPPGHGQTLGQQVPGFPTAPTRVVIARPTPPQARPSHPGGPPVSGTLQGSGLGTNASLAQMVSGLVGQLLMQPVLVAQGTPGMAPPPAPATASASAGTTNTATTAGPAPGGPAQPPPPQPSAADLQFSQLLGNLLGPAGPGAGGPGMASPTITVAMPGVPAFLQGMTDFLQAAQTAPPPPPPPPPPPPAPEQQTVPPPGSPSGGTGSPGGLGLESLSPEFFTSVVQGVLNSLLGSLGARAGSSESIAAFIQRLSGSSNIFEPGADGALGFFGALLSLLCQNFSMVDVVMLLHGHFQPLQRLQPQLRSFFHQHYLGGQEPTPGNIRTATHTLITGLEEYVRESFSLVQVQPGVDIIRTNLEFLQEQFNSIAAHVLHCTDSGFGARLLELCNQGLFECLALNLHCLGGQQMELAAVINGRIRRMSRGVNPSLVSWLTTMMGLRLQVVLEHMPVGPDAILRYVRRVGDPPQPLPEEPMEVQGSERTSPEPQRENASPAPGTTAEEAMSRGPPPAPEGGGGGSREEQDGAAAETEPWAAAVPPEWVPIIQQDIQSQRKVKPQPPLSDAYLSGMPAKRRKTMQGEGPQLLLSEAVSRAAKAAGARPLTSPESLSRDLEAPEVQESYRQQLRADIQKRLQEDPNYSPQRFPNAHRAFTDDP; from the exons ATGGAGCCCACTGATAGTACCAGTACCACTTCCAGTATGGAGGAGCCTGACAGCCTGGAGGTGCTGGTGAAGACCTTGGACTCTCAGACTCGGACATTTATTGTGGGGGCCCAG ATGAATGTAAAGGAGTTTAAAGAGCACATTGCTGCCTCTGTTAGTATTCCCTCTGAGAAACAACGGCTCATTTATCAGGGACGAGTTCTGCAGGATGATAAGAAGCTCCAGGAATACA ATGTTGGGGGAAAGGTTATTCACCTGGTGGAACGGGCTCCTCCTCAGACTCCGCTCCCTTCTGGGGCATCTTCTGGGATAGGATCTGCCTCAGCCACCCATGGTGGAGGACCCCCGCCTGGTACTCGGGGGCCTGGGGCCTCTGTTCATGACCGGAATGCCAACAGCTATGTCATGGTTGGAACCTTTAACCTTCCT AGTGAGCCCCGAGTACGGCTGGTGATGGCTCAACACATGATCAGGGATATACAAACCTTACTATCCCGGATGGAG TGTCGAGGGGGACCCCAAGCACAGCATAGTCAGCCGCCCCCCCAGACACCAGCTGTGGCCTCGGAGCCGGTAGCCTTGAGCTCTCAAACATCAGAAGCAGTTGAGAGTGAAGTGCCTCCTCGGGAGCCTATGGAGGCAGAAGAAGTGGAGGAGCGTGCCTCAGCCCAGAGCCCGGAACTCACCCCTTCTGGCCCAGCCCCAGTGGGCCCAGCACCTGCCCCAGAGACAAATGCACCCAA TCATCCTTCCCCTGCGGAGTATGTCGAAGTGCTTCAGGAGCTACAGCGGCTtgagagccgccttcagcccttcTTGCAGCGCTACTACGAGGTTCTGGGTACTGCTGCCACCACGGACTACAACAATAAC CAGGAGGGCCGAGAAGAGGACCAGCGCTTGATCAACTTAGTGGGGGAGAGCCTGCGGCTGCTGGGTAACACTTTCGTGGCGCTGTCTGACCTGCGCTGCAATCTGGCCTGTGCGCCCCCACGACACCTGCATGTGGTCCGGCCCATGTCTCACTACACTACCCCCATGGTGCTTCAGCAAGCAGCCATTCCCATCCAG ATCAATGTGGGAACCACTGTGACCATGACGGGGAATGGGACTCGGCCCCCCCCAACTGCCAATGCGGAGGCAGCTCCCCCTGGTCCTGGGCAGGCCTCGTCCCTGGCTCCCACTTCTACCACTGTCGAGTCTTCAACCGAGGGGGCTCCCCCGCCAGGGCCAGCTCCCCCCCCAACCACCAGTCACCCGAGGGTCATCCGAATTTCCCACCAGAGCGTGGAACCCGTGGTCATGATGCACATGAATATCCAAG ATTCCGGCACACAGCCTGGTGGAGTTCCGAGTGCTCCCACTGGCCCCCTAGGACCCCCTGGTCATGGCCAGACCCTGG GACAGCAGGTGCCAGGCTTCCCTACGGCTCCGACCCGGGTGGTGATTGCCCGGCCCACCCCTCCACAGGCTCGGCCTTCCCATCCTGGGGGGCCCCCCGTCTCGGGTACTCTA CAGGGCTCCGGGCTAGGTACCAATGCTTCTCTGGCCCAGATGGTGAGCGGCCTTGTGGGGCAGCTCCTGATGCAGCCTGTTCTGGTGG CTCAGGGGACTCCAGGAATGGCtccacctccagcccctgccACTGCTTCAGCTAGTGCCGGCACTACCAACACCGCTACCACAGCTGGCCCTGCTCCCGGGGGGcctgcccagcctcctcccccTCAGCCCTCGGCCGCCGACCTGCAGTTCTCTCAGCTCCTGGGGAACTTGCTGGGGCCAGCAGGGCCTGGGGCCGGCGGGCCTGGCATGGCTTCTCCCACCATCACCGTGGCCATGCCCGGCGTCCCCGCCTTTCTACAGGGCATGACTGACTTTCTGCAG GCAGCACAGAcagcccctccacccccgccgccgccgccgcccccgcccccagcaccgGAGCAGCAGACTGTGCCCCCACCAGGGTCCCCTTCTGGTGGCACAGGGAGTCCTGGAGGCCTGGGTCTTGAGAGCCTTTCACCGGAGTTTTTTACATCTGTGGTGCAGGGTGTGCTGAACTCCCtgctgggctccctgggggcGCGGGCCGGCAGCAGTGAGAGCATCGCTGCTTTCATCCAGCGCCTCAGCGGATCCAGTAACATCTTCGAGCCTGGGGCAGATGGGGCCCTCG GATTCTTCGGGGCCCTGCTTTCTCTTTTGTGCCAGAACTTTTCCATGGTAGACGTGGTGATGCTTCTTCACGGCCATTTCCAGCCACTGCAGCGGCTCCAGCCCCAGCTGCGGTCCTTTTTCCACCAGCACTACCTGGGTGGCCAAGAGCCCACACCCGGTAACATACGG ACGGCGACCCACACATTGATCACGGGGCTGGAAGAATACGTGCGGGAGAGTTTC TCTTTGGTGCAGGTTCAGCCTGGTGTGGACATCATCCGGACCAACCTGGAGTTTCTCCAGGAGCAGTTCAACAGCATTGCTGCTCATGTGCTGCACTGCACAG ATAGTGGATTTGGGGCCCGTTTGTTGGAGTTGTGTAACCAGGGCCTGTTTGAGTGCCTGGCCCTCAACCTGCACTGCTTGGGGGGCCAGCAGATGGAACTCGCTGCTGTCATCAATGGCCGGATA CGTCGCATGTCTCGTGGGGTGAACCCGTCCCTGGTGAGCTGGCTGACCACTATGATGGGGCTGAGGCTTCAGGTGGTTCTGGAGCACATGCCTGTGGGCCCCGATGCCATCCTCAGATACGTCCGCAGGGTTGGCGACCCACCCCAG CCACTTCCTGAGGAGCCGATGGAAGTTCAGGGATCAGAGAGGACTTCTCCTGAGCCTCAG CGGGAGAATGCCTCCCCGGCCCCAGGAACAACGGCAGAAGAGGCCATGTCTCGAGGGCCTCCTCCTGCACctgagggcggcggcggcggctcccgtGAAGAGCAGGACGGAGCTGCAGCCGAGACTGAGCCTTGGGCAGCTGCCGTCCCCCCA GAGTGGGTCCCGATTATCCAGCAGGACATTCAGAGCCAGCGGAAAGTGAAGCCGCAGCCCCCCTTGAGCGATGCCTACCTCAGTGGTATGCCTGCCAAGAGACGCAAG ACGATGCAGGGTGAGGGCCCCCAGCTGCTTCTCTCAGAGGCCGTGAGCCGGGCAGCTAAGGCAGCCGGAGCTCGGCCCCTGACGAGCCCCGAGAGCCTGAGCCGGGACCTGGAGGCACCAGAGGTTCAGGAGAGCTACAGGCAGCAG ctccGGGCTGATATACAGAAGCGACTGCAGGAAGACCCCAACTACAGCCCCCAGCGCTTCCCTAATGCCCACCGGGCCTTCACTGATGATCCCTAG
- the BAG6 gene encoding large proline-rich protein BAG6 isoform X25, whose amino-acid sequence MEPTDSTSTTSSMEEPDSLEVLVKTLDSQTRTFIVGAQMNVKEFKEHIAASVSIPSEKQRLIYQGRVLQDDKKLQEYNVGGKVIHLVERAPPQTPLPSGASSGIGSASATHGGGPPPGTRGPGASVHDRNANSYVMVGTFNLPSEPRVRLVMAQHMIRDIQTLLSRMECRGGPQAQHSQPPPQTPAVASEPVALSSQTSEAVESEVPPREPMEAEEVEERASAQSPELTPSGPAPVGPAPAPETNAPNHPSPAEYVEVLQELQRLESRLQPFLQRYYEVLGTAATTDYNNNQEGREEDQRLINLVGESLRLLGNTFVALSDLRCNLACAPPRHLHVVRPMSHYTTPMVLQQAAIPIQINVGTTVTMTGNGTRPPPTANAEAAPPGPGQASSLAPTSTTVESSTEGAPPPGPAPPPTTSHPRVIRISHQSVEPVVMMHMNIQDSGTQPGGVPSAPTGPLGPPGHGQTLGSTLIQLPSLPPEFMHAVAHQITHQAMVAAVASAAAGQQVPGFPTAPTRVVIARPTPPQARPSHPGGPPVSGTLQGSGLGTNASLAQMVSGLVGQLLMQPVLVAQGTPGMAPPPAPATASASAGTTNTATTAGPAPGGPAQPPPPQPSAADLQFSQLLGNLLGPAGPGAGGPGMASPTITVAMPGVPAFLQGMTDFLQAAQTAPPPPPPPPPPPPAPEQQTVPPPGSPSGGTGSPGGLGLESLSPEFFTSVVQGVLNSLLGSLGARAGSSESIAAFIQRLSGSSNIFEPGADGALGFFGALLSLLCQNFSMVDVVMLLHGHFQPLQRLQPQLRSFFHQHYLGGQEPTPGNIRTATHTLITGLEEYVRESFSLVQVQPGVDIIRTNLEFLQEQFNSIAAHVLHCTDSGFGARLLELCNQGLFECLALNLHCLGGQQMELAAVINGRIRRMSRGVNPSLVSWLTTMMGLRLQVVLEHMPVGPDAILRYVRRVGDPPQPLPEEPMEVQGSERTSPEPQRENASPAPGTTAEEAMSRGPPPAPEGGGGGSREEQDGAAAETEPWAAAVPPEWVPIIQQDIQSQRKVKPQPPLSDAYLSGMPAKRRKLRADIQKRLQEDPNYSPQRFPNAHRAFTDDP is encoded by the exons ATGGAGCCCACTGATAGTACCAGTACCACTTCCAGTATGGAGGAGCCTGACAGCCTGGAGGTGCTGGTGAAGACCTTGGACTCTCAGACTCGGACATTTATTGTGGGGGCCCAG ATGAATGTAAAGGAGTTTAAAGAGCACATTGCTGCCTCTGTTAGTATTCCCTCTGAGAAACAACGGCTCATTTATCAGGGACGAGTTCTGCAGGATGATAAGAAGCTCCAGGAATACA ATGTTGGGGGAAAGGTTATTCACCTGGTGGAACGGGCTCCTCCTCAGACTCCGCTCCCTTCTGGGGCATCTTCTGGGATAGGATCTGCCTCAGCCACCCATGGTGGAGGACCCCCGCCTGGTACTCGGGGGCCTGGGGCCTCTGTTCATGACCGGAATGCCAACAGCTATGTCATGGTTGGAACCTTTAACCTTCCT AGTGAGCCCCGAGTACGGCTGGTGATGGCTCAACACATGATCAGGGATATACAAACCTTACTATCCCGGATGGAG TGTCGAGGGGGACCCCAAGCACAGCATAGTCAGCCGCCCCCCCAGACACCAGCTGTGGCCTCGGAGCCGGTAGCCTTGAGCTCTCAAACATCAGAAGCAGTTGAGAGTGAAGTGCCTCCTCGGGAGCCTATGGAGGCAGAAGAAGTGGAGGAGCGTGCCTCAGCCCAGAGCCCGGAACTCACCCCTTCTGGCCCAGCCCCAGTGGGCCCAGCACCTGCCCCAGAGACAAATGCACCCAA TCATCCTTCCCCTGCGGAGTATGTCGAAGTGCTTCAGGAGCTACAGCGGCTtgagagccgccttcagcccttcTTGCAGCGCTACTACGAGGTTCTGGGTACTGCTGCCACCACGGACTACAACAATAAC CAGGAGGGCCGAGAAGAGGACCAGCGCTTGATCAACTTAGTGGGGGAGAGCCTGCGGCTGCTGGGTAACACTTTCGTGGCGCTGTCTGACCTGCGCTGCAATCTGGCCTGTGCGCCCCCACGACACCTGCATGTGGTCCGGCCCATGTCTCACTACACTACCCCCATGGTGCTTCAGCAAGCAGCCATTCCCATCCAG ATCAATGTGGGAACCACTGTGACCATGACGGGGAATGGGACTCGGCCCCCCCCAACTGCCAATGCGGAGGCAGCTCCCCCTGGTCCTGGGCAGGCCTCGTCCCTGGCTCCCACTTCTACCACTGTCGAGTCTTCAACCGAGGGGGCTCCCCCGCCAGGGCCAGCTCCCCCCCCAACCACCAGTCACCCGAGGGTCATCCGAATTTCCCACCAGAGCGTGGAACCCGTGGTCATGATGCACATGAATATCCAAG ATTCCGGCACACAGCCTGGTGGAGTTCCGAGTGCTCCCACTGGCCCCCTAGGACCCCCTGGTCATGGCCAGACCCTGG gctccaccctcatccagctgccctccctgccccctgagTTCATGCACGCCGTCGCCCACCAGATCACTCATCAGGCCATGGTGGCAGCTGTTGCCTCCGCGGCCGCAG GACAGCAGGTGCCAGGCTTCCCTACGGCTCCGACCCGGGTGGTGATTGCCCGGCCCACCCCTCCACAGGCTCGGCCTTCCCATCCTGGGGGGCCCCCCGTCTCGGGTACTCTA CAGGGCTCCGGGCTAGGTACCAATGCTTCTCTGGCCCAGATGGTGAGCGGCCTTGTGGGGCAGCTCCTGATGCAGCCTGTTCTGGTGG CTCAGGGGACTCCAGGAATGGCtccacctccagcccctgccACTGCTTCAGCTAGTGCCGGCACTACCAACACCGCTACCACAGCTGGCCCTGCTCCCGGGGGGcctgcccagcctcctcccccTCAGCCCTCGGCCGCCGACCTGCAGTTCTCTCAGCTCCTGGGGAACTTGCTGGGGCCAGCAGGGCCTGGGGCCGGCGGGCCTGGCATGGCTTCTCCCACCATCACCGTGGCCATGCCCGGCGTCCCCGCCTTTCTACAGGGCATGACTGACTTTCTGCAG GCAGCACAGAcagcccctccacccccgccgccgccgccgcccccgcccccagcaccgGAGCAGCAGACTGTGCCCCCACCAGGGTCCCCTTCTGGTGGCACAGGGAGTCCTGGAGGCCTGGGTCTTGAGAGCCTTTCACCGGAGTTTTTTACATCTGTGGTGCAGGGTGTGCTGAACTCCCtgctgggctccctgggggcGCGGGCCGGCAGCAGTGAGAGCATCGCTGCTTTCATCCAGCGCCTCAGCGGATCCAGTAACATCTTCGAGCCTGGGGCAGATGGGGCCCTCG GATTCTTCGGGGCCCTGCTTTCTCTTTTGTGCCAGAACTTTTCCATGGTAGACGTGGTGATGCTTCTTCACGGCCATTTCCAGCCACTGCAGCGGCTCCAGCCCCAGCTGCGGTCCTTTTTCCACCAGCACTACCTGGGTGGCCAAGAGCCCACACCCGGTAACATACGG ACGGCGACCCACACATTGATCACGGGGCTGGAAGAATACGTGCGGGAGAGTTTC TCTTTGGTGCAGGTTCAGCCTGGTGTGGACATCATCCGGACCAACCTGGAGTTTCTCCAGGAGCAGTTCAACAGCATTGCTGCTCATGTGCTGCACTGCACAG ATAGTGGATTTGGGGCCCGTTTGTTGGAGTTGTGTAACCAGGGCCTGTTTGAGTGCCTGGCCCTCAACCTGCACTGCTTGGGGGGCCAGCAGATGGAACTCGCTGCTGTCATCAATGGCCGGATA CGTCGCATGTCTCGTGGGGTGAACCCGTCCCTGGTGAGCTGGCTGACCACTATGATGGGGCTGAGGCTTCAGGTGGTTCTGGAGCACATGCCTGTGGGCCCCGATGCCATCCTCAGATACGTCCGCAGGGTTGGCGACCCACCCCAG CCACTTCCTGAGGAGCCGATGGAAGTTCAGGGATCAGAGAGGACTTCTCCTGAGCCTCAG CGGGAGAATGCCTCCCCGGCCCCAGGAACAACGGCAGAAGAGGCCATGTCTCGAGGGCCTCCTCCTGCACctgagggcggcggcggcggctcccgtGAAGAGCAGGACGGAGCTGCAGCCGAGACTGAGCCTTGGGCAGCTGCCGTCCCCCCA GAGTGGGTCCCGATTATCCAGCAGGACATTCAGAGCCAGCGGAAAGTGAAGCCGCAGCCCCCCTTGAGCGATGCCTACCTCAGTGGTATGCCTGCCAAGAGACGCAAG ctccGGGCTGATATACAGAAGCGACTGCAGGAAGACCCCAACTACAGCCCCCAGCGCTTCCCTAATGCCCACCGGGCCTTCACTGATGATCCCTAG